One Cryobacterium psychrophilum DNA segment encodes these proteins:
- a CDS encoding ABC transporter ATP-binding protein has translation MSDPILSVEGLQVNYGRVEAVRGISFEVPEGALVTLVGANGAGKTSVLNAVSGLVRPRQGVIKFKGQDITKWPAHRLVKAGLVQVPEGREVLGTLTVAENLSLGGWHRGSTLHANVAKVYERFPVLFERRKLQAGALSGGEQQMLSIARALIAEPEVLLLDEPSMGLAPKIVDEVFAVIEEIRQTGTTVVLVEQNARRALAAADFGYVLETGEVSHSGPAHELLADEKVIEAYLGLD, from the coding sequence GAGGCCGTGCGAGGCATCTCCTTCGAGGTGCCCGAAGGCGCCCTGGTCACCCTCGTCGGGGCCAATGGGGCCGGCAAGACCAGCGTTTTGAATGCCGTGTCCGGTCTCGTGCGTCCTCGCCAGGGCGTCATCAAATTCAAGGGCCAGGACATCACCAAATGGCCGGCTCACCGTCTGGTCAAGGCCGGACTCGTGCAGGTTCCGGAGGGACGAGAGGTCCTCGGCACGCTGACCGTGGCCGAGAACCTCAGCCTCGGTGGCTGGCACCGCGGCAGCACCCTGCACGCGAACGTGGCCAAGGTGTACGAGCGTTTCCCTGTGCTGTTCGAACGGCGCAAGCTCCAGGCCGGAGCCCTCTCCGGTGGCGAGCAGCAGATGCTGTCGATCGCCCGCGCGCTGATCGCCGAGCCGGAGGTTCTTCTGCTCGACGAACCGTCGATGGGGTTGGCGCCGAAGATCGTGGACGAGGTATTCGCGGTGATCGAGGAAATTCGGCAGACCGGCACCACGGTGGTGCTCGTCGAGCAGAACGCCAGGCGCGCCCTCGCGGCAGCCGATTTCGGCTACGTACTGGAGACCGGGGAGGTCTCGCATTCCGGACCGGCGCACGAATTGCTCGCCGACGAGAAGGTCATCGAGGCATACCTGGGATTGGACTAG
- a CDS encoding radical SAM domain-containing protein gives MTIAGALRAFELETRPIHPESRVALDKRWAELPEHTKTDNQLLGRCAIGCEGTHGVFPKCDLTCSPCYHAADANKVRIDGNHTVAGVTEQMEYLRRIRGPRAHAQLIGGEVSLLPAADHAAALLAMRANGREPMSMTHGDFDYQYLLDVVLDEHGKPRFDKVSFAAHFDSLMRGRRGAVRPYSEAALNPFRDKFARMFIDLKRDHGVNSYLAHNMTVTPSNVGEVSAVTRDVLEMPYDMMSFQPAAFIGDDRRWKEDFDDVTVDAVWERIEEGAGQKLPWQATQFGDPRCNRTTVGLRAGDVFAPLLDPDEPRDLAARDRFLDHFGGMIFGDVPVRILTVKIVRALAAHPGDIPPLLGLLGRVLRRAGGARGILRAARAGRLGFKTFVVHSFMDAVDVAPAWDLIQRGVVGDDAKTIETQERLGACMYAMSHPGDDRLVPACVQHSVLDPIENIGLRKLLPIVGTAESIVSRPSGLTGVRQTRPRSAG, from the coding sequence ATGACGATCGCAGGTGCCCTTCGGGCCTTCGAGTTGGAGACGCGACCGATTCACCCGGAATCTCGGGTGGCACTCGACAAACGCTGGGCGGAGTTGCCCGAGCACACCAAAACGGACAACCAATTGCTCGGCCGGTGCGCGATCGGCTGCGAGGGCACCCACGGGGTCTTCCCCAAATGCGACCTGACCTGTTCGCCCTGCTATCACGCGGCGGATGCCAACAAGGTGCGTATCGATGGCAATCACACCGTCGCCGGTGTCACCGAGCAGATGGAGTACCTCCGCCGGATTCGCGGCCCCCGCGCGCACGCGCAGCTCATTGGCGGCGAAGTCAGTCTGCTCCCCGCGGCGGACCATGCGGCGGCGCTGCTCGCCATGCGTGCGAACGGGCGCGAACCGATGTCGATGACCCACGGTGATTTCGACTACCAGTATCTGCTCGATGTAGTGCTTGACGAGCACGGGAAGCCCCGATTCGACAAGGTCTCCTTCGCCGCTCACTTCGATTCTCTGATGCGCGGTCGCCGCGGTGCGGTTCGTCCGTACTCGGAGGCCGCGTTGAATCCATTCCGCGACAAGTTCGCGCGGATGTTCATTGACCTCAAGCGCGACCACGGCGTGAACTCGTACCTGGCACACAATATGACCGTCACCCCGTCGAACGTGGGAGAGGTCAGCGCCGTCACCCGGGATGTACTCGAGATGCCCTACGACATGATGTCGTTCCAGCCGGCAGCATTCATCGGCGACGACCGTCGGTGGAAGGAAGACTTCGACGACGTCACCGTTGACGCGGTCTGGGAGCGCATTGAAGAGGGCGCGGGGCAGAAGCTGCCCTGGCAGGCCACCCAATTCGGTGACCCGCGGTGCAACCGAACCACCGTCGGGCTGCGGGCGGGCGACGTGTTCGCGCCGCTGCTCGACCCGGACGAACCCAGGGACCTTGCCGCGCGGGACCGTTTTCTCGACCACTTCGGCGGGATGATCTTCGGCGATGTTCCCGTGCGCATCCTGACCGTCAAGATCGTGCGCGCCCTCGCCGCGCACCCGGGCGACATCCCGCCGCTGCTCGGGCTGCTGGGGCGCGTGCTGCGCCGGGCCGGCGGCGCCCGGGGAATTCTTCGGGCCGCCAGGGCCGGGAGACTCGGATTCAAGACGTTCGTGGTGCACAGCTTCATGGACGCTGTCGATGTGGCGCCGGCCTGGGACCTGATACAGCGCGGAGTCGTCGGCGACGACGCGAAGACGATCGAGACGCAGGAACGCCTCGGCGCCTGTATGTACGCGATGAGCCACCCGGGCGACGACCGACTCGTTC